A genomic window from Solanum dulcamara chromosome 11, daSolDulc1.2, whole genome shotgun sequence includes:
- the LOC129874131 gene encoding glycine-rich domain-containing protein 2-like: protein MEMEQQLEWNEAQKIVINVDLVAAAKQHLEFLATIDRNRWLNEGPALDIAIYRYYSCWLPLLAKHSDSPFFEGPLVVPLDCEWIWHCHRLNPIRYKTDCEELYGRILDNHNIVSSVKGISQMETEETWKHLYPNEPYDLDSARALSDNNPAQILKSEKCSNYDLVSAVKRQSPFFYQVSRPHMTSEVYLDGAVARYKGFLHLIRRNKERSIDSFSVPTYDIDLIWHTHQLHPISYCKDLVDIMGKVLNHDDTDSDRTKGKKLDTGFSGTTKFWEEMYGLRYWRAGAMYRGNAPSPLRICPYPSNPVTKKADTFHADHKIIHLPEMKVLEVMLEIIGIKNLPKGHKGDFFVSFSKSQPDRIFNAKKKLTILSESGEKQVAYFQCEPCGHLLIELMSQSSHDLPILKSVEVIGSTALSLEDLTCPASQLTMEKWLEVVPSTKIEASESLCIRVAVSVTTPSAAPYVFHMVCSRAFSNFFCLFAFRGRNQYAKNWTHVTDDAGDEIISLQMRNSKKSKRMSGSILQKELIGINKAGETHTLAELVGKEWLLLDSRWSLQFQTCRDDDGDLLELVGDSRIVKLFPGQKLDYEHKHCAKQRNQDDFMTAIEFSSEHPYGRALALLDLKCDVINVKEEWLLLPGIITAFILGHILRKEGYSKLLSIGNNLKDKNTFFN, encoded by the exons ATGGAGATGGAGCAGCAGTTGGAGTGGAACGAAGCACAGAAGATTGTGATTAATGTAGACCTCGTTGCTGCAGCCAAACAGCATCTTGAGTTTCTTGCTACCATTGATAGGAATCGTTGGCTCAATGAAGGCCCTGCTCTGGATATCGCAATTTATAG gtactattcttgttggCTACCGTTGTTAGCAAAACACTCCGACAGCCCCTTCTTTGAAGGACCTTTGGTTGTTCCCCTTGATTGTGAATGGATTTGGCATTGTCACAGGCTCAATCCT ATTAGATACAAAACTGATTGCGAGGAATTATATGGGAGGATTCTTGACAACCATAACATTGTATCTTCTGTGAAAGGAATATCACAAATGGAAACAGAAGAGACATGGAAACACTTGTATCCAAATGAACCGTATGACTTGGATTCAGCAAGAGCTCTTTCAGATAATAACCCTGCACAAATTCTAAAATCTGAAAAGTGCAGTAACTATGATCTAGTCTCTGCTGTTAAAAGGCAAAGCCCCTTCTTCTACCAG GTGTCTAGACCCCACATGACCAGCGAGGTCTATCTTGATGGAGCTGTGGCTCGATACAAGGGTTTCTTACACTTAATCCgaagaaacaaagaaagatCAATTGATAGCTTCTCTGTTCCAACATATGATATTGACCTTATCTGGCACACTCATCAGTTGCATCCTATTTCTTATTGTAAAGACCTTGTTGATATTATGGGTAAGGTGTTAAATCATGATGATACTGATTCAGATAGAACAAAAGGGAAGAAGCTGGATACTGGGTTTTCTGGAACTACAAAGTTCTGGGAGGAGATGTATGGTTTAAGATATTGGAGGGCAGGTGCAATGTATAGAGGAAATGCACCATCTCCTCTAAGAATTTGTCCTTACCCCTCCAATCCTGTGACCAAGAAGGCAGATACATTCCATGCGGATCACAAGATAATTCATCTTCCAGAGATGAAAGTTTTGGAA GTCATGTTGGAGATCATAGGCATAAAAAACTTACCCAAAGGCCACAAGGGAGACTTCTTTGTTTCCTTTAGCAAGTCACAGCCTGATAGAATCTTCAATGCAAAAAAGAAACTTACAATTTTGTCTGAGAGTGGGGAAAAGCAGGTTGCTTACTTCCAATGTGAACCTTGTGGCCATCTTCTAATAGAACTCATGTCCCAGTCATCTCATGATTTGCCGATTTTAAAATCGGTTGAAGTTATAGGTTCTACTGCCCTCTCTTTAGAAGATTTGACTTGCCCAGCTTCACAACTCACAATGGAAAAATGGTTGGAAGTTGTGCCAAGCACTAAAATAGAAGCATCGGAATCACTCTGTATACGAGTAGCTGTATCAGTTACAACACCTAGTGCCGCACCATATGTGTTTCACATGGTTTGCTCCCGAGCATTCtcaaattttttttgtcttttcgcATTTCGTGGAAGGAATCAGTATGCAAAGAATTGGACTCATGTCACTGATGATGCTGGTGATGAGATCATTAGCCTACAAATGAG GAACTCCAAGAAATCAAAGAGAATGAGTGGCTCTATATTGCAAAAAGAGTTGATTGGCATCAACAAGGCTGGTGAGACGCATACTCTTGCTGAGTTAGTTGGAAAAGAGTGGTTGTTGTTGGATTCCCGCTGGTCCCTCCAATTTCAAACTTGCAGAGACGATGACGGTGACCTTTTGGAGCTGGTTGGTGATTCCAGGATT GTAAAGCTCTTCCCTGGTCAAAAATTGGATTATGAGCACAAGCATTGTGCAAAGCAAAGAAATCAAGATGATTTTATGACGGCAATTGAATTCTCTTCAGAGCACCCATATGGAAGGGCACTGGCGTTGCTCGACTTAAAATGTGATGTTATCAAT GTCAAAGAAGAGTGGCTACTTTTGCCTGGGATAATAACAGCTTTTATACTAGGTCATATCTTGAGAAAGGAAGGGTATAGTAAATTGCTGAGCATTGGCAACAATTTGAAGGATAAGAATACCTTCTTCAACTGA
- the LOC129874871 gene encoding transcription factor GTE7-like isoform X1 has product MASAVLAGRNEPHWDERNAYMRKYTTNPTAHSQLHSRFNPNPNPNPNYNVQNVSTLSHLRQVNEPLPRATPSPAPMANNNVPFNWKPNVVDDRNDSFHREYVTFNLSSYSRSELKDLKKRLISDLDRVRGLLNRIEAQDIVPRTSFHAKEVIQPPTAPPLQPALPPNVSRHHRKLELVGGKSKKLTGQKRPRTDPKRPVVVEGDKFFVSMMRKCRQILMKIMKSKYGNVFNAPVDVKGMNLYDYYDIIKHPMDLGTVKLRLDGNEYRTPQDFAADVRLTFNNAMTYNPKGQFVHSMAEEYLGNFEKMFKPAFKKYEAEHHKVATIMQVNYQKNVSQPAVIPLPNALYPPLPVAKKSDSVRSRSTMLNQQQSHVQSLRAPVAPFFATPALKSPPQPVIETPSSVKMPKPKAKDPNKRLMTLDEKKELGDGLQNLPQEKLDHVLQIVKRKIPNLTQEGNEVELDFEIIDNETLWELDRYVIYQKEAMSKIETPGVTEEDTALLLNKSPEKAPTPEHAMPKIKKVDVVEEDVDIGEEIPGENFPPVQIDKDGPCVSSGSSSSSGSSSGSDSSSGDSGSSSGSDSDEDSVQSPYVEAAKEAPTT; this is encoded by the exons ATGGCATCAGCTGTTTTAGCCGGCAGAAATGAACCGCACTGGGATGAACGCAATGCTTATATGAGGAAATATACAACTAATCCCACTGCTCATTCTCAGCTCCACAGTCGATTCAACCCTAACCCTAACCCTAACCCCAATTATAACGTTCAAAATGTTTCAACCTTATCTCATCTTCGGCAAGTAAATGAGCCACTCCCTAGGGCTACTCCGTCTCCGGCACCAATGGCTAACAATAATGTGCCGTTCAATTGGAAACCAAATGTTGTTGATGATCGAAACGATTCATTTCACAGAGAGTATGTGACTTTCAATTTGTCTTCTTATTCGAGAAGCGAGTTGAAGGACCTTAAGAAGCGGCTAATCTCTGATCTCGATCGAGTCCGGGGCCTTCTAAACAGGATCGAAGCCCAAGATATCGTCCCCAGGACATCTTTTCATGCCAAAGAAGTCATACAGCCACCGACAGCACCACCGCTTCAACCGGCATTACCCCCCAATGTCAGCCGGCATCATCGCAAACTTGAATTAGTCGGTGGAAAGAGCAAGAAGCTCACTGGAcaaaagagaccaagaacaGATCCAAAACGGCCAGTAGTGGTGGAAGGCGATAAGTTTTTTGTGAGTATGATGAGGAAGTGCCGGCAGatattgatgaaaataatgaagtcAAAGTATGGCAATGTGTTTAACGCACCAGTGGATGTCAAGGGTATGAAcctttatgattattatgatatcaTCAAGCACCCTATGGATCTCGGAACTGTGAAATTAAGACTGGACGGGAATGAGTACAGAACGCCACAAGATTTTGCAGCTGATGTGAGACTTACATTCAACAATGCCATGACTTATAACCCAAAAGGCCAGTTTGTGCATTCTATGGCTGAGGAGTATCTTGGTAACTTTGAAAAGATGTTCAAACCAGCGTTCAAGAAGTATGAAGCTGAGCACCATAAAGTTGCCACTATTATGCAGGTGAATTACCAGAAGAATGTGTCTCAGCCTGCAGTAATTCCGCTGCCAAATGCCTTATATCCACCATTGCCAGTTGCAAAAAAATCAGACTCTGTGCGGTCGCGTTCCACTATGTTGAATCAACAACAATCTCATGTCCAGTCTTTGCGTGCACCTGTTGCACCTTTTTTTGCGACCCCTGCTTTAAAATCTCCTCCACAGCCTGTCATTGAGACGCCTAGTTCAGTTAAAATGCCCAAGCCGAAGGCTAAGGATCCAAACAAAAGGCTTATGACCTTAgatgaaaagaaggagttggggGATGGATTGCAGAATCTTCCCCAAGAGAAGTTGGATCATGTCCTGCAAATTGTAAAGAGGAAAATCCCTAATCTTACACAGGAAGGGAATGAGGTTGAGCTCGACTTTGAGATCATTGACAATGAAACACTGTGGGAGCTGGATAGATATGTAATTTACCAGAAGGAGGCTATGAGCAAGATTGAGACACCAGGAGTCACCGAAGAGGATACTGCCCTACTTCTCAACAAG TCTCCTGAGAAGGCACCAACACCAGAACATGCAATGCCTAAAATCAAGAAAGTGGATGTTGTGGAAGAGGATGTTGATATTGGTGAGGAAATACCAGGTGAAAACTTTCCTCCTGTGCAGATCGACAAGGATGGCCCATGTGTGAGTAGTGGGTCAAGCAGCTCTAGCGGCTCAAGTTCTGGCAGTGATTCTTCGTCCGGTG ATTCAGGAAGTTCTTCTGGGAGTGATTCTGATGAGGATAGTGTTCAGTCACCTTATGTTGAAGCAGCAAAAGAAGCTCCTACAACTTAA
- the LOC129874871 gene encoding transcription factor GTE7-like isoform X2, whose amino-acid sequence MASAVLAGRNEPHWDERNAYMRKYTTNPTAHSQLHSRFNPNPNPNPNYNVQNVSTLSHLRQVNEPLPRATPSPAPMANNNVPFNWKPNVVDDRNDSFHREYVTFNLSSYSRSELKDLKKRLISDLDRVRGLLNRIEAQDIVPRTSFHAKEVIQPPTAPPLQPALPPNVSRHHRKLELVGGKSKKLTGQKRPRTDPKRPVVVEGDKFFVSMMRKCRQILMKIMKSKYGNVFNAPVDVKGMNLYDYYDIIKHPMDLGTVKLRLDGNEYRTPQDFAADVRLTFNNAMTYNPKGQFVHSMAEEYLGNFEKMFKPAFKKYEAEHHKVATIMQVNYQKNVSQPAVIPLPNALYPPLPVAKKSDSVRSRSTMLNQQQSHVQSLRAPVAPFFATPALKSPPQPVIETPSSVKMPKPKAKDPNKRLMTLDEKKELGDGLQNLPQEKLDHVLQIVKRKIPNLTQEGNEVELDFEIIDNETLWELDRYVIYQKEAMSKIETPGVTEEDTALLLNKSPEKAPTPEHAMPKIKKVDVVEEDVDIGEEIPGENFPPVQIDKDGPCVSSGSSSSSGSSSGSDSSSGGITIYSVVHFGKQV is encoded by the exons ATGGCATCAGCTGTTTTAGCCGGCAGAAATGAACCGCACTGGGATGAACGCAATGCTTATATGAGGAAATATACAACTAATCCCACTGCTCATTCTCAGCTCCACAGTCGATTCAACCCTAACCCTAACCCTAACCCCAATTATAACGTTCAAAATGTTTCAACCTTATCTCATCTTCGGCAAGTAAATGAGCCACTCCCTAGGGCTACTCCGTCTCCGGCACCAATGGCTAACAATAATGTGCCGTTCAATTGGAAACCAAATGTTGTTGATGATCGAAACGATTCATTTCACAGAGAGTATGTGACTTTCAATTTGTCTTCTTATTCGAGAAGCGAGTTGAAGGACCTTAAGAAGCGGCTAATCTCTGATCTCGATCGAGTCCGGGGCCTTCTAAACAGGATCGAAGCCCAAGATATCGTCCCCAGGACATCTTTTCATGCCAAAGAAGTCATACAGCCACCGACAGCACCACCGCTTCAACCGGCATTACCCCCCAATGTCAGCCGGCATCATCGCAAACTTGAATTAGTCGGTGGAAAGAGCAAGAAGCTCACTGGAcaaaagagaccaagaacaGATCCAAAACGGCCAGTAGTGGTGGAAGGCGATAAGTTTTTTGTGAGTATGATGAGGAAGTGCCGGCAGatattgatgaaaataatgaagtcAAAGTATGGCAATGTGTTTAACGCACCAGTGGATGTCAAGGGTATGAAcctttatgattattatgatatcaTCAAGCACCCTATGGATCTCGGAACTGTGAAATTAAGACTGGACGGGAATGAGTACAGAACGCCACAAGATTTTGCAGCTGATGTGAGACTTACATTCAACAATGCCATGACTTATAACCCAAAAGGCCAGTTTGTGCATTCTATGGCTGAGGAGTATCTTGGTAACTTTGAAAAGATGTTCAAACCAGCGTTCAAGAAGTATGAAGCTGAGCACCATAAAGTTGCCACTATTATGCAGGTGAATTACCAGAAGAATGTGTCTCAGCCTGCAGTAATTCCGCTGCCAAATGCCTTATATCCACCATTGCCAGTTGCAAAAAAATCAGACTCTGTGCGGTCGCGTTCCACTATGTTGAATCAACAACAATCTCATGTCCAGTCTTTGCGTGCACCTGTTGCACCTTTTTTTGCGACCCCTGCTTTAAAATCTCCTCCACAGCCTGTCATTGAGACGCCTAGTTCAGTTAAAATGCCCAAGCCGAAGGCTAAGGATCCAAACAAAAGGCTTATGACCTTAgatgaaaagaaggagttggggGATGGATTGCAGAATCTTCCCCAAGAGAAGTTGGATCATGTCCTGCAAATTGTAAAGAGGAAAATCCCTAATCTTACACAGGAAGGGAATGAGGTTGAGCTCGACTTTGAGATCATTGACAATGAAACACTGTGGGAGCTGGATAGATATGTAATTTACCAGAAGGAGGCTATGAGCAAGATTGAGACACCAGGAGTCACCGAAGAGGATACTGCCCTACTTCTCAACAAG TCTCCTGAGAAGGCACCAACACCAGAACATGCAATGCCTAAAATCAAGAAAGTGGATGTTGTGGAAGAGGATGTTGATATTGGTGAGGAAATACCAGGTGAAAACTTTCCTCCTGTGCAGATCGACAAGGATGGCCCATGTGTGAGTAGTGGGTCAAGCAGCTCTAGCGGCTCAAGTTCTGGCAGTGATTCTTCGTCCGGTGGTATAACTATTTATTCTGTTGTTCATTTTGGTAAACAAGTGTGA
- the LOC129874765 gene encoding uncharacterized protein LOC129874765, whose amino-acid sequence MENQKVKLMCSYGGKIQLRPHDHQLSYVGGDTKILTVDRNVKFSDVAAKVNCLCNCNAEICIKYQLPGEDLDALVSLIDDDDVEQMMVEYDRMQKVSTKPARLRLFLFYPIRLPESPLNPDFLFGFDKDYNPNPSSTATEDLLQLQFPENSGLDMSKNEGSGVIVEVPKIVCGDNSSSLLVKSYYSQGLRERHVNGGAYGNAVQMVYGVPLMTGGYHTGFGQLGVVAAGGGQYMDQPVYNFVPATTAAMVPDQHKMIVSTTDTLSREIKG is encoded by the coding sequence ATGGAGAATCAAAAGGTTAAGCTTATGTGTAGCTATGGCGGAAAAATTCAGCTTCGTCCTCACGACCATCAACTCTCCTACGTCGGCGGAGACACCAAAATTCTCACCGTTGATCGGAACGTCAAGTTTTCCGACGTAGCTGCGAAGGTGAATTGTCTCTGCAATTGCAACGCGGAGATTTGTATAAAGTACCAGTTGCCTGGCGAAGATCTCGATGCACTTGTTTCTCTTATCGATGATGACGATGTTGAGCAAATGATGGTTGAATACGATCGCATGCAGAAAGTTTCAACAAAACCGGCTAGGTTAAGGCTCTTCCTTTTTTACCCGATTCGTTTACCAGAATCGCCGTTGAATCCGGATTTTTTATTCGGTTTTGATAAGGATTACAACCCGAACCCGAGTTCAACGGCAACAGAGGATCTTCTGCAATTGCAATTCCCCGAAAATTCAGGATTGGATATGTCAAAAAATGAGGGAAGCGGCGTGATAGTTGAAGTTCCGAAAATAGTTTGTGGTGACAACAGTAGCAGCTTGTTGGTGAAGAGTTATTATTCACAAGGGTTACGTGAAAGGCACGTGAATGGTGGGGCCTATGGTAATGCGGTGCAGATGGTTTACGGGGTACCACTGATGACTGGTGGGTATCACACTGGGTTTGGGCAGTTAGGAGTAGTAGCTGCAGGTGGTGGTCAATACATGGACCAGCCTGTCTACAATTTTGTGCCTGCAACAACAGCAGCGATGGTCCCAGATCAGCACAAGATGATTGTGTCTACCACTGATACTCTCAGCCGTGAAATCAAAGGTTGA
- the LOC129872046 gene encoding probable beta-D-xylosidase 6: MTKNIHFFFLFIFLNILEFSVHLTKSNPLSQFPCQPPHHKYTFCNKKLPISTRVHSLISLLTIDEKILHLSDNTTSIPRLGLPAYEWWSESLHGIGTNGPGINFNGPIKGSTSFPQVILTAAAFNRTLWHSIASAIAVEARAMYNTGQSGLTFWAPNINVFRDPRWGRGQETPGEDPMLVSAYAIEYVTGFQELNSKADKESRNGHGFGNTRRVLKEDDDDGDRLMLSACCKHFTAYDLEKWGNVTRYNFNAVVTKQDMEDTFQAPFRSCIQQGKASCLMCSYNSVNGVPACADKELLDKVRTDWGFDGYITSDCDSVATIYEYQNFTKTPEEAVAVALKAGTNINCGTYMLRHVKSAFQQGNVLEEDLDRALQYLFSVQFRLGLFDGNPAKGQFAKFGPKDVCTSNNLNLALDAARQGIVLLKNDQKFLPLDKRSISTLAIIGPMANVSSPGGTYTGVPCKLKSIREGFHSHINRTLHAAGCLDVGCNSTAGFPDAISIAKEADYVIIVAGLDLSQETEDRDRYSLLLPGYQTNLVTTLAAVSKKPIILVLTGGGPVDVSFAEKDPRIASILWVAYPGETGGKALSEIVFGYQNPGGKLPITWYLESFTKVAMTDMNMRSDPSNGYPGRTYRFYTGDPLYGFGHGLSYTSFSSQLLSAPNRLSLSLAKSNWKRSILAQERSRLGYIPVDEVPSCSLSNFFIHIDVANDGDMDGSHVLLLFSRVPQNIQGAPQKQLVGFDRVHVPARKSVQTSLLVDPCEFLSFANDQGNRILALGEHTLILDDIEHIVSIEM; this comes from the exons ATGACCAAAAATATCCATTTCTTTTTTCTGTTCATCTTCCTAAACATTCTTGAATTTAGTGTTCATttaaccaaatcaaatccacTTTCCCAATTCCCATGTCAGCCACCTCATCACAAATATACTTTCTGCAACAAAAAATTGCCAATCTCCACAAGAGTTCACTCCTTAATCTCCTTACTCACCATTGATGAGAAGATTTTACACCTCTCTGATAATACAACTTCAATACCTAGACTTGGTTTGCCAGCATATGAATGGTGGTCAGAATCTCTTCATGGTATTGGCACTAATGGACCTGGGATCAATTTCAATGGCCCCATTAAAGGTTCTACAAGTTTTCCCCAAGTTATTCTTACTGCAGCTGCTTTCAATAGAACTTTGTGGCATTCGATTGCATCGGCTATTGCAGTTGAGGCAAGGGCTATGTATAATACGGGTCAATCTGGGCTGACATTTTGGGCGCCTAATATTAATGTTTTTAGGGATCCCAGATGGGGTAGAGGTCAAGAAACGCCAGGGGAAGATCCAATGTTGGTTTCTGCTTATGCTATTGAGTATGTAACGGGATTTCAAGAGCTGAATTCAAAGGCGGATAAAGAAAGTAGGAATGGACATGGATTTGGCAATACCAGGAGGGTTCTTaaagaagatgatgatgatggtgatAGGCTGATGTTATCCGCTTGTTGTAAGCATTTCACTGCATATGACTTGGAGAAATGGGGTAATGTTACCAGATACAACTTCAATGCTGTG GTGACCAAGCAGGATATGGAGGACACGTTTCAGGCACCTTTTCGTAGTTGTATCCAACAAGGTAAGGCCAGTTGCTTGATGTGCAGCTACAATAGTGTGAATGGAGTACCCGCATGTGCAGATAAGGAGCTTTTAGATAAAGTCCGAACTGACTGGGGGTTTGATGG ATACATCACCTCTGATTGTGATTCTGTGGCTACTATATATGAATACcaaaatttcaccaaaactcCAGAAGAGGCAGTTGCTGTTGCTCTTAAAGCAG GAACAAATATAAACTGTGGAACATACATGCTGCGACACGTGAAATCTGCATTCCAGCAGGGGAATGTGCTTGAAGAAGACCTAGACAGAGCACTGCAATACTTGTTTTCTGTTCAATTCCGGCTTGGTCTTTTTGATGGAAACCCTGCAAAGGGACAGTTTGCAAAATTTGGACCTAAAGATGTCTGCACTTCTAATAACTTGAATTTGGCCCTTGATGCAGCGAGGCAGGGTATTGTGCTTCTTAAAAATGACCAGAAGTTCTTGCCATTGGACAAGAGAAGTATTTCTACATTAGCTATAATAGGTCCTATGGCAAATGTGAGCAGTCCGGGTGGTACTTACACAG GAGTGCCATGCAAATTAAAGAGCATACGTGAGGGGTTTCACAGTCATATAAATAGAACACTTCATGCAGCTGGTTGCCTGGACGTAGGATGCAATTCCACTGCTGGTTTCCCGGATGCTATTTCTATTGCTAAAGAAGCTGATTATGTAATTATTGTGGCTGGGTTGGATTTATCCCAGGAAACTGAGGATCGCGATCGGTATAGTCTTCTCTTACCAGGTTACCAAACAAATTTAGTTACCACTCTTGCAGCTGTAAGTAAGAAACCAATCATTTTGGTTCTAACTGGTGGTGGACCTGTTGATGTATCCTTTGCTGAGAAAGACCCAAGAATTGCTAGTATCTTATGGGTTGCTTACCCTGGAGAGACTGGTGGCAAAGCACTTTCCGAGATAGTTTTTGGATATCAAAACCCAG GTGGAAAATTGCCCATCACTTGGTACCTTGAGTCATTCACCAAAGTGGCAATGACTGACATGAATATGAGATCTGATCCTTCGAATGGTTATCCGGGAAGAACCTATCGGTTTTACACTGGAGATCCGCTATATGGATTTGGGCATGGATTGAGCTATACAAGCTTCTCTTCGCAGCTATTATCTGCACCAAACAGATTGAGTTTATCACTTGCTAAATCTAATTGGAAAAGGAGTATACTTGCCCAAGAACGCAGTAGGCTTGGTTACATTCCTGTTGACGAAGTGCCAAGTTGTAGTTTGTCTAATTTCTTCATTCATATCGATGTCGCGAACGATGGGGACATGGATGGAAGCCATGTTCTGCTGTTATTCTCACGTGTGCCTCAGAATATTCAAGGTGCTCCACAAAAACAACTGGTGGGATTTGATCGTGTGCATGTCCCAGCACGTAAATCTGTTCAAACAAGTCTGTTGGTAGATCCTTGCGAGTTTCTTAGCTTTGCAAATGACCAAGGCAACAGAATACTGGCACTTGGTGAACATACTCTCATTTTAGATGATATTGAGCATATTGTATCCATTGAAATGTGA